The Esox lucius isolate fEsoLuc1 chromosome 20, fEsoLuc1.pri, whole genome shotgun sequence region TGActacgacccgaaacacacagccagggcaactaaggagtgtctccgtaagaagcatctcaaggtcctggagtggccttagccagtctccagacctgaacccaatagaaaatctttggagggagctcaaAGTCCACaatgcccagcgacagccccgaaacctgaaggatctgtagaaggtctgcatggaggagtgggccaaaatccctgctgcagtgtgtgcaaacctggtcaagaactacaggaaatgtatgatctctgtaattgcaaacaaaggtttctgtaccaaatattaagttctgcttttctgatgtatcaaatacttatgtcatgcaataaaatgcaaattaattacttaaatatcatacaatgagattttctggattatttttttttgattccgtcactcacagttgaagagtacctacgataaaaattacagacttctacatgctttgtaagtgggaaacactgccgattttgcaggttatcaaatacttgttctccccactgtagctttgGTGTAATTATTTGTGATGTCATATGaaggttacattttaaatgatttcaaaatgttctagTTTTAGGCGTAGAGCTTTCTTCCCTCAGTCATAAGGAATGAGCCTAATGTACATTGTATTCACAAATAGGCCTTCCCAAATTTATCCAGTTATTGTAAAaagtcatttgaaaaacaaaacatcataaACCTGAactcttgtttttctttcagtgcCGGCGAAAGACTCCCTTTCAAGAATGAAACAAGAATACCAGGACCTGATTTTGCAGGCATGTGGTGCAACAGCCCTGCGTGTGGGTGAAAAAATCCAGACGTTGTGGAGTGGTTATGGCCAGATAGTTAGGGTCCATTTAGAGGGCTGTGAACAGCCCTCTGTCGTTGTCAAACATGTCATGTTCCCAAAGCAATGCAAGCGCCCTGGAGGCTCAAACACAGACCTGTCTCACATGCGCAAGGTGAGGTCCTACCATGTGGAGACGTACTGGTACCAGAACTACTCCACCAATGATGGCTGTCGGATGCCAGCCTGTCTGGCAGCTCATTCGTATGGGGATGAACACCTGATTGTTCTGGAGGACCTGGATGTGGCCGGCTTCAACCAGAGAAGGACCAGCGTTACAGATGCAGAGATTAGGGCCTGTCTCAGCTGGTTGGCTAACTTCCATGCCCTATTCCTGGGGGTGTCACCAGAAGGGCTGTGGCCCATTGGAACCTACTGGCATTTGGAGACACGCCCCGATGAGTTGGAGGCCATGGACGACGCCCAGCTCAAAGCGGCTGCTGGAAAGATTGACAGGGTCCTCAATGAATGCCGCTTCAAGACCATTGTCCATGGAGATGCCAAATTGGCTAACTTCTGCTTCTCTGGGAGTGGGCGGAGCGTGGCAGCAGTGGACTTTCAGTATGTAGGTGGAGGCTGTGGGATGAAAGATGTTATCTATATCCTA contains the following coding sequences:
- the pkdc gene encoding uncharacterized protein pkdc yields the protein MKQEYQDLILQACGATALRVGEKIQTLWSGYGQIVRVHLEGCEQPSVVVKHVMFPKQCKRPGGSNTDLSHMRKVRSYHVETYWYQNYSTNDGCRMPACLAAHSYGDEHLIVLEDLDVAGFNQRRTSVTDAEIRACLSWLANFHALFLGVSPEGLWPIGTYWHLETRPDELEAMDDAQLKAAAGKIDRVLNECRFKTIVHGDAKLANFCFSGSGRSVAAVDFQYVGGGCGMKDVIYILEEIEEKQLEKRVPGLLDHYFTELRASVSKQVDFNALEKEWRDMFAFAWTDFHRFLLGWMPGHRKINRYTKQLTKEVLRKLKL